A genomic stretch from Burkholderia pyrrocinia includes:
- a CDS encoding NAD kinase, with product MKTGNQFNTVALVGRSNTPGIAEPLATLAASLAKLGFEVVFEGDTAREFGITGYPALTPAEIGARADVAVVLGGDGTMLGIGRQLAPYRTPLIGINHGRLGFITDIAAADMHALVPVMLAGKFEREERSLLEARIMRDGEPIYHALAFNDVVVNRSGFSGMVELRASVDGRYMYNQRSDGLIVATPTGSTAYALSSAGPILHPQLQGIVLVPIAPHALSNRPIVLPDESKIAIQIVGGRDVNVNFDMQSFTSLELNDTIEVRRSKHTVPFLHPIGYSYYATLRKKLHWNEHASNEDDDTAS from the coding sequence ATGAAAACCGGTAATCAGTTCAATACTGTCGCGCTCGTCGGCCGGAGCAACACGCCCGGCATCGCCGAGCCGCTCGCCACACTGGCTGCCAGCCTGGCGAAGCTGGGCTTCGAGGTCGTCTTCGAAGGCGATACCGCGCGCGAGTTCGGCATCACCGGCTATCCGGCGCTCACCCCGGCCGAAATCGGGGCGCGTGCGGACGTGGCGGTCGTGCTGGGCGGCGACGGCACGATGCTCGGCATCGGCCGCCAGCTCGCGCCGTACCGGACACCGCTGATCGGGATCAACCACGGGCGGCTCGGCTTCATCACGGACATCGCGGCGGCCGACATGCACGCGCTCGTCCCCGTGATGCTGGCGGGCAAGTTCGAGCGCGAGGAGCGCTCGCTGCTCGAGGCCAGGATCATGCGCGACGGCGAACCGATCTACCACGCGCTCGCGTTCAACGACGTCGTCGTGAACCGCAGCGGCTTCTCCGGGATGGTCGAGCTGCGCGCGTCGGTCGACGGCCGGTACATGTACAACCAGCGTTCGGACGGCCTGATCGTCGCCACGCCGACGGGCTCGACCGCGTACGCGCTGTCGTCGGCCGGCCCTATCCTCCATCCGCAGCTTCAGGGCATCGTGCTCGTGCCGATCGCGCCGCACGCGCTGTCGAACCGGCCGATCGTGCTGCCCGACGAATCCAAGATCGCGATCCAGATCGTCGGCGGGCGCGACGTCAACGTGAACTTCGACATGCAGTCGTTCACCTCGCTCGAACTGAACGACACGATCGAGGTACGCCGCTCGAAGCACACGGTGCCGTTCCTGCACCCGATCGGCTATAGCTACTACGCGACGCTGCGCAAGAAGCTGCACTGGAACGAACACGCGTCGAACGAAGACGACGACACGGCGTCCTGA
- the hrcA gene encoding heat-inducible transcriptional repressor HrcA, protein MLDPRARTLLKTLIERYIADGQPVGSRTLSRYSGLELSPATIRNVMSDLEELGLVSSPHTSAGRVPTPRGYRLFVDTMLTVEAPIDAEAVARQVQNTLQAGEPQQRVVAAAASVLSNLSQFAGVVLTPRRSHVFKQIEFMRLSDKRILLIIVTPEGDVQNRMLATPRDYSPSQLTEASNYINAHFAGLSFDEVRRRLRDEIDQLRGDMTTLMHAAVTASTEVPDTEDTVLISGERNLLEVADLSSDMARLRKLFDVFDQKTGLLQLLDVSSHAQGVQIFIGGESTLVPIEEMSVVTAPYEVNGQIVGTLGVIGPTRMAYNRVIPIVDITARLLSLTLSQQ, encoded by the coding sequence ATGCTAGATCCTCGCGCACGAACCCTCCTGAAAACCCTGATCGAACGGTATATCGCCGACGGTCAGCCAGTCGGATCGCGCACGTTGTCCCGTTATTCCGGGCTCGAGCTGAGCCCGGCGACGATCCGCAACGTGATGTCCGACCTGGAGGAGCTCGGCCTCGTGTCGAGCCCGCACACGTCGGCCGGCCGCGTGCCGACGCCGCGCGGCTACCGGCTGTTCGTCGACACGATGCTGACGGTCGAGGCGCCGATCGACGCCGAGGCCGTCGCGCGGCAGGTGCAGAACACGCTGCAGGCCGGCGAGCCGCAGCAGCGGGTGGTGGCTGCCGCCGCGAGCGTGCTGTCGAACCTGTCGCAGTTCGCGGGCGTCGTGCTGACGCCGCGCCGCAGCCACGTGTTCAAGCAGATCGAGTTCATGCGCCTGTCGGACAAGCGCATCCTGCTGATCATCGTCACGCCCGAGGGCGACGTGCAGAACCGGATGCTCGCGACGCCGCGCGACTATTCGCCGTCGCAGCTGACCGAGGCGTCCAACTACATCAACGCGCATTTCGCCGGCCTGTCTTTCGATGAGGTGCGCCGCCGCCTGCGCGACGAGATCGACCAGTTGCGCGGCGACATGACCACGCTGATGCACGCGGCCGTGACGGCCAGTACCGAGGTGCCCGACACCGAGGACACCGTGCTGATTTCCGGCGAGCGCAACCTGCTCGAGGTGGCGGATCTTTCGTCCGACATGGCGCGGCTGCGCAAGCTGTTCGACGTGTTCGACCAAAAGACGGGCCTCCTGCAACTGCTCGACGTGTCGAGCCACGCCCAGGGCGTGCAGATCTTCATCGGCGGCGAATCGACGCTCGTGCCGATCGAGGAAATGAGCGTCGTCACCGCGCCTTACGAGGTGAACGGGCAGATCGTCGGCACGCTCGGCGTGATCGGCCCGACCCGCATGGCGTACAACCGCGTGATACCGATCGTCGACATCACCGCGCGCCTGCTGTCGCTCACGCTGAGCCAGCAATAG
- the hemH gene encoding ferrochelatase, whose product MRFDLEPPSSTAAAHRIGVLLINLGTPDAPTPRAVRRYLAEFLSDPRVVEIPQAVWQVLLRTLILPLRGRASAKKYAAVWMPEGSPLRVHTERQTDGVRHLLVSNGYHVLVDYAMRYGSPNIAHALAQFKRSGVERVLLMPMYPQYSASTTATAFDAAFGALARMRNQPEVRTVRHYADHPAYIHALAEQVRQYWAQHGRPDFAAGDKLVLSFHGVPKRTLDLGDPYHDQCQQTGALLMAALGLSTTECRVTFQSRFGKAEWLQPYTAPTLREFGEAGVRRADVFCPGFTADCLETIEEIGMEVRDEFLAGGGKAFHRIPCLNGAPAWLGAIGEIVAENLQGWPVRAAQPETVS is encoded by the coding sequence ATGCGTTTCGATCTTGAGCCGCCTTCGAGCACCGCGGCCGCCCATCGCATCGGCGTGCTGCTGATCAATCTCGGCACGCCCGACGCCCCCACGCCGCGCGCGGTGCGGCGCTATCTGGCCGAATTCCTGTCGGATCCGCGGGTCGTCGAAATCCCGCAGGCCGTCTGGCAGGTGCTGCTGCGCACGCTGATCCTGCCGCTGCGCGGCCGCGCGTCCGCGAAGAAATACGCGGCCGTGTGGATGCCCGAGGGCTCGCCGCTGCGCGTGCACACCGAGCGCCAGACCGACGGCGTGCGGCATCTGCTCGTGTCGAACGGCTATCACGTGCTGGTCGATTACGCGATGCGCTACGGCAGCCCGAACATTGCGCACGCGCTCGCGCAGTTCAAGCGCTCGGGCGTCGAGCGCGTGCTGCTGATGCCGATGTATCCGCAATACTCGGCATCGACCACGGCCACCGCGTTCGATGCCGCATTCGGCGCGCTCGCGCGCATGCGCAACCAGCCGGAGGTGCGCACGGTGCGGCACTACGCCGACCATCCGGCCTATATCCACGCGCTTGCCGAACAGGTGCGCCAGTACTGGGCGCAGCACGGCCGGCCCGACTTCGCGGCCGGCGACAAGCTCGTGCTGAGCTTTCACGGCGTGCCGAAGCGCACGCTCGACCTCGGCGACCCTTATCACGACCAGTGCCAGCAGACGGGCGCGCTGCTGATGGCCGCGCTCGGGCTGTCGACGACCGAATGCCGCGTCACCTTCCAGTCGCGCTTCGGCAAGGCCGAATGGCTGCAGCCTTATACGGCGCCGACGCTGCGCGAGTTCGGCGAGGCCGGCGTGCGGCGGGCCGACGTGTTCTGCCCCGGCTTCACGGCCGATTGCCTGGAGACGATCGAGGAGATCGGCATGGAAGTGCGCGACGAATTCCTCGCCGGCGGCGGCAAGGCATTCCACCGCATTCCGTGCCTGAACGGCGCGCCCGCGTGGCTCGGCGCGATCGGCGAGATCGTCGCCGAGAACCTGCAGGGCTGGCCCGTCAGGGCCGCGCAGCCCGAAACGGTGAGCTGA
- a CDS encoding RNA-binding S4 domain-containing protein, with the protein MNYKISTEPGAKLRIDKWLWAARFFKTRSLATDAVDKGHVKIGGAAVKPAKEVRVGDEVEIAIDGIVWHIAVLGVCDVRGPASVAQTLYVETEAGRAARLAELERRRTYREPAAELHGRPTKRDRRIIDRFSGGS; encoded by the coding sequence ATGAACTACAAGATTTCCACGGAACCGGGCGCGAAGCTGCGCATCGACAAATGGCTGTGGGCGGCCCGGTTCTTCAAGACGCGCTCGCTCGCGACCGATGCAGTCGACAAGGGGCACGTGAAGATCGGCGGCGCGGCGGTCAAGCCGGCAAAGGAGGTGCGCGTCGGCGACGAGGTCGAGATTGCGATCGACGGCATCGTCTGGCACATTGCCGTGCTGGGCGTGTGCGACGTGCGCGGGCCCGCGAGCGTCGCGCAGACGCTTTACGTGGAAACGGAAGCGGGGCGAGCCGCGCGGCTCGCCGAACTGGAGCGGCGCCGCACGTATCGCGAGCCGGCGGCCGAACTGCACGGCCGGCCGACGAAGCGCGACCGGCGCATCATCGACAGATTTTCTGGTGGGAGCTGA
- the grpE gene encoding nucleotide exchange factor GrpE, whose amino-acid sequence MENTQENPSTQSAEDIGSEKQAAQGAAPAAEAADAALAEAQAKVAELQESFLRAKAETENVRRRAQDDVSKAHKFAIESFAEHLLPVLDSLEAAVSDTSGDIAKVREGVELTLRQLTSALEKGRVVAINPVGEKFDPHQHQAISMVPAEQEPNTVVTVLQKGYTIADRVLRPALVTVAQPK is encoded by the coding sequence ATGGAAAACACGCAAGAGAACCCGTCTACCCAATCGGCCGAAGACATCGGCAGCGAGAAGCAGGCGGCGCAAGGCGCCGCTCCCGCCGCCGAAGCAGCCGACGCGGCGCTCGCGGAGGCTCAAGCCAAGGTCGCCGAGCTGCAGGAGAGCTTCCTGCGGGCGAAGGCCGAGACCGAGAACGTGCGCCGCCGCGCGCAGGACGACGTCTCGAAGGCGCACAAGTTCGCGATCGAGAGCTTCGCGGAACACCTGCTGCCCGTGCTGGACAGCCTGGAAGCGGCCGTCAGCGACACGTCCGGCGACATCGCGAAGGTGCGCGAAGGCGTCGAACTGACGCTGCGCCAGCTGACGAGCGCGCTCGAGAAGGGCCGCGTCGTCGCGATCAACCCGGTCGGCGAGAAGTTCGATCCGCACCAGCACCAGGCGATTTCGATGGTGCCGGCCGAGCAGGAGCCGAACACCGTCGTCACGGTGCTGCAAAAGGGCTATACGATCGCCGACCGCGTGCTGCGTCCGGCGCTCGTCACCGTCGCGCAGCCGAAGTAA
- a CDS encoding thioredoxin family protein: protein MVPAGVDPAAFDAFDMQALAADTFDAGIEGAGDALAVVFFWGVDCFNCEIAKKAMLAQPDAIRALDLKWFHCNVYEHHQLGRRFGLHGVPTWFFFHRGKRLGRATGWHGLAQFQAAVSAARAKIAAASRESAGGDPAAGDPAAGDPVARGD, encoded by the coding sequence ATGGTTCCCGCCGGCGTCGATCCGGCCGCGTTCGACGCGTTCGACATGCAGGCGCTGGCCGCCGACACGTTCGACGCGGGGATCGAAGGCGCCGGCGACGCGCTCGCGGTGGTGTTCTTCTGGGGCGTCGACTGCTTCAACTGCGAGATCGCGAAGAAGGCGATGCTCGCCCAGCCGGACGCGATCCGCGCGCTGGACCTGAAGTGGTTCCATTGCAACGTGTACGAACACCATCAGCTCGGGCGCCGCTTCGGGCTGCACGGCGTGCCGACGTGGTTCTTCTTCCACCGCGGCAAGCGTCTCGGCCGCGCGACGGGCTGGCATGGCCTCGCGCAGTTCCAGGCGGCCGTTTCGGCGGCGCGCGCGAAGATCGCGGCGGCAAGCCGTGAATCGGCTGGCGGCGATCCGGCGGCCGGCGATCCGGCGGCCGGCGATCCGGTAGCCCGTGGCGATTGA
- the dnaK gene encoding molecular chaperone DnaK has translation MGKIIGIDLGTTNSCVAIMEGNQVKVIENSEGTRTTPSIIAYMDDNEVLVGAPAKRQSVTNPKNTLFAVKRLIGRRFEEKEVQKDIGLMPYTIIKADNGDAWVEAHGEKLAPPQVSAEVLRKMKKTAEDYLGEPVTEAVITVPAYFNDSQRQATKDAGRIAGLEVKRIINEPTAAALAFGLDKAEKGDRKIAVYDLGGGTFDVSIIEIADVDGEMQFEVLSTNGDTFLGGEDFDQRIIDYIIGEFKKEQGVDLSKDVLALQRLKEAAEKAKIELSSSQQTEINLPYITADASGPKHLNLKITRAKLEALVEDLVERTIEPCRIAIKDAGVKVSDIDDVILVGGQTRMPKVMEKVKEFFGKDPRRDVNPDEAVAVGAAIQGQVLSGDRKDVLLLDVTPLSLGIETLGGVMTKMISKNTTIPTKHAQVYSTADDNQGAVTIKVFQGEREMAAGNKLLGEFNLEGIPPAPRGVPQIEVTFDIDANGILHVGAKDKATGKENKITIKANSGLSEAEIDQMIKDAEANAAEDHKLRELADSRNQGDALVHSTKKALAEYGDKLDAGEKEAIEASLKSLEEVLKDTSADKAAIDAKVEELGKVSQKLGEKMYADMQAQQAGAAGAAGAAEGAAHAGGAQQAADDVVDAEFKEVKKD, from the coding sequence ATGGGAAAGATCATCGGTATTGACCTCGGCACCACGAACTCGTGCGTCGCCATCATGGAAGGCAACCAGGTCAAGGTCATCGAGAACTCGGAAGGCACGCGCACCACGCCGTCGATCATCGCGTACATGGACGACAACGAAGTGCTCGTCGGCGCGCCGGCCAAGCGTCAGTCGGTGACCAACCCGAAGAACACGCTGTTCGCGGTGAAGCGCCTGATCGGCCGCCGCTTCGAAGAGAAGGAAGTCCAGAAGGACATCGGCCTGATGCCGTACACCATCATCAAGGCCGACAACGGCGATGCATGGGTCGAGGCACATGGCGAAAAGCTCGCGCCGCCGCAGGTTTCGGCGGAAGTGCTGCGCAAGATGAAGAAGACGGCCGAAGACTACCTCGGCGAGCCGGTCACGGAAGCCGTGATCACGGTGCCGGCTTACTTCAACGACAGCCAGCGCCAGGCGACCAAGGACGCCGGCCGCATCGCGGGCCTCGAAGTCAAGCGGATCATCAACGAGCCGACGGCAGCCGCGCTCGCGTTCGGCCTCGACAAGGCAGAGAAGGGCGACCGCAAGATCGCCGTGTATGACCTCGGCGGCGGCACGTTCGACGTGTCGATCATCGAGATCGCGGACGTCGACGGCGAAATGCAGTTCGAAGTGCTGTCGACCAACGGCGATACGTTCCTCGGCGGCGAAGACTTCGACCAGCGCATCATCGATTACATCATCGGCGAGTTCAAGAAGGAGCAGGGCGTCGACCTGTCGAAGGACGTGCTCGCGCTGCAACGCCTGAAGGAAGCCGCCGAAAAGGCGAAGATCGAGCTGTCGTCGAGCCAGCAGACCGAAATCAACCTGCCGTACATCACGGCGGACGCGTCGGGCCCGAAGCACTTGAACCTGAAGATCACCCGCGCGAAGCTGGAAGCGCTGGTGGAAGACCTCGTCGAGCGCACGATCGAACCGTGCCGCATCGCGATCAAGGACGCGGGCGTCAAGGTGTCGGACATCGACGACGTGATCCTGGTCGGCGGCCAGACCCGCATGCCGAAGGTCATGGAGAAGGTGAAGGAGTTCTTCGGCAAGGATCCGCGCCGTGACGTGAACCCGGACGAAGCCGTCGCGGTTGGCGCGGCGATCCAGGGCCAGGTCCTGTCGGGCGACCGCAAGGACGTGCTGCTGCTCGACGTGACCCCGCTGTCGCTCGGCATCGAGACGCTCGGTGGCGTGATGACGAAGATGATCAGCAAGAACACGACGATCCCGACGAAGCACGCGCAGGTGTATTCGACGGCGGACGACAACCAGGGCGCCGTGACGATCAAGGTGTTCCAGGGCGAACGCGAAATGGCGGCAGGCAACAAGCTGCTCGGCGAGTTCAACCTCGAAGGCATCCCGCCGGCACCGCGCGGCGTGCCGCAGATCGAAGTGACCTTCGACATCGACGCGAACGGCATCCTGCACGTCGGCGCGAAGGACAAGGCGACCGGCAAGGAAAACAAGATCACGATCAAGGCCAACTCGGGTCTGTCCGAGGCTGAAATCGACCAGATGATCAAGGACGCGGAAGCGAACGCAGCGGAAGACCACAAGCTGCGCGAGCTGGCCGATTCGCGCAACCAGGGCGACGCACTGGTCCACAGCACGAAGAAGGCGCTCGCCGAGTACGGCGACAAGCTGGACGCGGGCGAGAAGGAAGCGATCGAAGCGTCGCTGAAGTCGCTCGAGGAAGTGCTGAAGGACACGTCGGCCGACAAGGCGGCGATCGACGCGAAGGTCGAGGAACTCGGCAAGGTTTCGCAGAAGCTCGGCGAGAAGATGTACGCCGACATGCAGGCCCAGCAGGCGGGTGCCGCCGGCGCGGCGGGTGCAGCGGAAGGCGCGGCCCACGCGGGTGGCGCGCAGCAGGCTGCCGACGACGTCGTCGACGCCGAGTTCAAGGAAGTGAAGAAGGACTAA
- the dnaJ gene encoding molecular chaperone DnaJ: MAKRDYYEVLGVAKNAGDDEIKKAYRKLAMKYHPDRNPDSKDAEEHFKEVKEAYEMLSDSQKRAAYDQYGHAGVDPNMGGAGAQGFGGFADAFGDIFGDIFGQAAGGAARGGRGGPQVYRGADLRYSMEITLEQAAHGYDTQIRVPSWVSCEVCHGSGAKPGTKPETCPTCHGQGTVRMSQGFFSIQQTCPKCHGTGTYIPEPCVHCHGSGKVKETKTLEVKIPAGIDDGMRIRSAGNGEPGINGGPPGDLYVEIHIKPHSVFERDGDDLHCQMPIPFTTAALGGEIEVPTLAGRASFPVPEGTQSGKTFRLRGKGIKGLRSSIAGDLYVHVQVETPVKLTDQQRDLLKQFEKSLAEGGARHSPQSKSWFDRVKSFFE; this comes from the coding sequence ATGGCGAAACGGGATTACTACGAGGTTCTGGGCGTCGCGAAGAATGCGGGCGACGACGAAATCAAGAAGGCATATCGCAAGCTTGCGATGAAGTATCACCCTGACCGCAATCCGGACAGCAAGGATGCGGAAGAGCATTTCAAGGAGGTGAAGGAGGCCTATGAAATGCTGTCGGACAGCCAGAAGCGGGCCGCGTACGACCAGTACGGCCACGCGGGCGTCGATCCGAACATGGGCGGTGCGGGCGCACAGGGCTTCGGCGGCTTCGCGGATGCATTCGGCGACATCTTCGGCGATATCTTCGGCCAGGCCGCGGGCGGCGCCGCGCGCGGCGGCCGCGGCGGCCCGCAGGTGTACCGCGGCGCCGACCTGCGCTACAGCATGGAAATCACGCTCGAGCAGGCCGCGCACGGCTACGACACGCAGATCCGCGTGCCGAGCTGGGTGTCGTGCGAGGTCTGTCACGGGTCGGGCGCGAAGCCCGGCACGAAGCCGGAAACCTGCCCGACCTGTCACGGCCAGGGCACGGTGCGCATGTCGCAGGGCTTCTTCAGCATCCAGCAGACCTGCCCGAAGTGCCATGGCACGGGCACCTATATCCCTGAGCCGTGCGTGCACTGCCACGGGTCGGGCAAGGTGAAGGAAACCAAGACGCTCGAAGTGAAGATCCCGGCCGGGATCGACGACGGGATGCGGATCCGCTCGGCCGGCAACGGCGAGCCGGGCATCAACGGCGGGCCGCCGGGCGACCTGTACGTCGAGATCCACATCAAGCCGCACTCGGTGTTCGAGCGCGACGGCGACGATCTCCACTGCCAGATGCCGATCCCGTTTACGACCGCCGCGCTCGGCGGCGAGATCGAGGTGCCGACGCTGGCCGGCCGTGCGTCGTTCCCGGTGCCGGAAGGCACGCAGTCGGGCAAGACGTTCCGCCTGCGCGGCAAGGGCATCAAGGGGCTGCGTTCGAGCATCGCGGGCGATCTGTACGTGCACGTGCAGGTCGAGACGCCCGTGAAGCTGACCGACCAACAGCGCGACCTGCTCAAGCAGTTCGAGAAGTCGCTGGCCGAGGGCGGCGCGCGTCACAGCCCGCAGAGCAAGAGCTGGTTCGACCGTGTGAAGAGCTTCTTCGAGTAA
- a CDS encoding chorismate-binding protein translates to MTEGSESASFALLDDCDSTASARSSRLYSGFVHERVCTDPARLDEIDAAVAQDLRDGLHAVVVGDYEFGRNLQRAQPGDAPLRFLLYARCERLSRDEVDAWLAQQDGGGSPSIAGVAHVAKSVSRDAFDAAIAAVHDALRAGDSYQINYTYRLNFDVFGTPLALYRRLRARQPVRYGALIALPGGAWVVSCSPELFVEKHGDVLRARPMKGTAPRSADPSEDAAAAAFLASDPKNRAENVMIVDLLRNDVSRIARTGTVRVPALFSVEPYASVWQMTSTVEAGWRDGTTFAQMLRALFPCGSITGAPKHMTMQLIDTIESTPRGLYTGAIGWLDAPQDGAGSDARGNRAAGCGDFCLSVAIRTLTLAATVEGAAGDGAAAAATEETRDPATATATADRRRGTMGVGAGIVLDSVAADEYAECELKARFLTDADPGFQLFETTAATRADGIRHLDRHLARLQRSADALGFRFDADALRREIDARCAALDGDGPYRMKLSLAKDGTVEIVAAPLKPLPAGPVGVLLASAHGFAPTRASDALLLHKTTRRAEYDRAWQAAEALGGFDMLFVNERGEVTEGGRSNLFVKLDGQWVTPPLACGVLPGVMRGVLLDDRAFGAAERVVTCDDLARAQALLLTNALRGALDAVLK, encoded by the coding sequence ATGACTGAAGGCAGCGAGAGCGCGTCGTTCGCGCTCTTGGACGATTGCGACTCGACCGCGTCCGCGCGGTCGAGTCGCTTGTATTCCGGCTTCGTGCACGAACGCGTGTGCACGGATCCGGCGCGGCTCGACGAAATCGACGCGGCGGTGGCGCAGGACCTGCGCGACGGGCTGCATGCGGTGGTCGTCGGCGATTACGAATTCGGACGCAACCTGCAACGAGCGCAGCCGGGCGATGCCCCGCTGCGCTTTTTGCTGTATGCGCGCTGCGAGCGCTTGTCGCGCGACGAAGTCGACGCGTGGCTCGCGCAGCAGGACGGCGGCGGTTCGCCGTCGATCGCGGGCGTCGCGCATGTCGCGAAGAGCGTGTCGCGCGACGCGTTCGACGCGGCGATCGCCGCGGTGCACGACGCGCTGCGCGCGGGCGATTCGTACCAGATCAACTACACGTACCGGCTGAATTTCGACGTATTCGGCACGCCGCTCGCGCTGTACCGGCGGCTGCGCGCGCGCCAGCCCGTGCGTTATGGCGCGCTGATCGCGCTGCCGGGCGGCGCGTGGGTCGTGTCGTGCTCGCCGGAACTGTTCGTCGAGAAGCACGGCGACGTGCTGCGCGCGCGGCCGATGAAGGGCACCGCGCCGCGTTCGGCCGATCCCAGCGAAGATGCGGCAGCTGCCGCGTTCCTCGCGAGCGATCCGAAGAACCGCGCGGAGAACGTGATGATCGTCGACCTGCTGCGCAACGACGTGTCGCGGATCGCGCGCACCGGTACGGTCCGCGTGCCGGCGCTGTTCTCCGTCGAGCCGTATGCGTCGGTGTGGCAGATGACGTCGACGGTCGAGGCCGGCTGGCGCGACGGCACGACGTTCGCGCAGATGCTGCGTGCGCTGTTTCCGTGCGGATCGATCACGGGCGCGCCGAAGCACATGACGATGCAGTTGATCGACACGATCGAGTCGACGCCGCGCGGGCTCTATACGGGTGCGATCGGCTGGCTCGATGCGCCGCAGGACGGCGCCGGTTCCGATGCGCGCGGCAATCGCGCGGCCGGTTGCGGCGATTTCTGTCTGTCGGTCGCGATCCGCACGCTGACGCTGGCTGCTACCGTCGAAGGCGCGGCTGGAGACGGTGCGGCCGCCGCCGCTACCGAAGAAACACGCGATCCGGCAACGGCAACCGCAACCGCCGACCGGCGCCGCGGCACGATGGGCGTCGGCGCGGGCATCGTGCTCGACAGCGTCGCGGCCGACGAATATGCGGAGTGCGAATTGAAAGCGCGATTCCTGACGGACGCCGATCCCGGCTTCCAGTTGTTCGAAACGACCGCCGCCACGCGTGCGGACGGCATCCGGCATCTCGATCGTCATCTCGCGCGGCTGCAGCGCAGCGCGGATGCGCTCGGCTTCCGCTTCGACGCCGATGCGTTGCGCCGCGAGATCGACGCGCGCTGCGCGGCGCTCGACGGCGACGGGCCTTACCGGATGAAGCTCTCGCTCGCGAAGGACGGCACGGTCGAGATCGTCGCGGCCCCGCTCAAGCCGCTGCCGGCGGGGCCGGTCGGCGTGCTGCTGGCGTCCGCGCACGGGTTCGCGCCGACCCGCGCGAGCGATGCGCTGCTGCTGCACAAGACGACGCGCCGCGCCGAATACGACCGCGCGTGGCAGGCGGCGGAGGCGCTCGGCGGCTTCGACATGCTGTTCGTCAACGAGCGCGGCGAGGTGACGGAGGGCGGGCGCTCGAACCTGTTCGTGAAACTCGACGGCCAGTGGGTGACGCCGCCGCTGGCGTGCGGCGTGCTACCGGGCGTGATGCGCGGCGTGCTGCTCGATGACCGTGCGTTCGGTGCGGCGGAGCGCGTCGTGACCTGCGACGATCTTGCGCGCGCGCAGGCGCTGCTGCTGACCAACGCGCTGCGCGGCGCGCTCGACGCGGTATTGAAGTAA
- the panB gene encoding 3-methyl-2-oxobutanoate hydroxymethyltransferase — MTYLQESSRPAVTVPKLQAMRDAGDKIAMLTCYDASFAALLDRAGADVLLIGDSLGNVLQGHTTTLPVTLDDIAYHTACVARAQPRALIMADLPFGTYGTPSDAFASAVKLMRAGAQMIKLEGGEWLADTIRFLVERAVPVCAHVGLTPQSVHAFGGFKVQGKTEAGAAQLLRDARAVEAAGAQVVLLEAVPTLVGAEVTHMLRVPTIGIGAGADCSGQVLVLHDMLGIFPGKRPRFVKDFMQGQPNIQAAVEAYVRAVKDGSFPGPEHSF; from the coding sequence ATGACCTATCTCCAGGAATCGAGCCGGCCTGCCGTGACGGTGCCCAAGCTGCAGGCAATGCGCGACGCCGGCGATAAGATCGCGATGCTCACGTGCTACGACGCGAGCTTTGCCGCACTGCTCGATCGCGCGGGCGCCGACGTGCTGCTGATCGGCGATTCGCTCGGCAACGTGCTGCAGGGCCATACGACCACGCTGCCCGTCACGCTCGACGACATCGCGTATCACACGGCCTGCGTCGCACGCGCGCAGCCGCGCGCGCTGATCATGGCCGACCTGCCGTTCGGCACGTACGGCACGCCGTCCGACGCATTCGCGAGCGCCGTCAAGCTGATGCGCGCGGGCGCGCAGATGATCAAGCTCGAAGGCGGCGAATGGCTCGCCGATACGATCCGCTTCCTCGTCGAGCGCGCGGTGCCCGTGTGTGCGCACGTGGGTCTCACGCCGCAATCGGTGCACGCGTTCGGCGGCTTCAAGGTGCAGGGCAAGACCGAGGCCGGCGCTGCGCAACTGCTGCGCGATGCGCGCGCGGTCGAAGCGGCCGGCGCGCAGGTCGTCCTGCTCGAGGCCGTGCCGACCCTCGTCGGGGCCGAGGTCACGCACATGCTGCGCGTTCCGACGATCGGCATCGGCGCGGGCGCGGACTGCTCGGGGCAGGTGCTCGTGCTGCACGACATGCTCGGGATCTTCCCCGGCAAGCGGCCGCGCTTCGTGAAGGATTTCATGCAGGGCCAGCCGAACATCCAGGCGGCGGTCGAAGCGTACGTGCGCGCGGTGAAGGACGGTTCGTTCCCCGGTCCGGAACATTCGTTCTGA